A stretch of Vibrio aphrogenes DNA encodes these proteins:
- a CDS encoding DUF3612 domain-containing protein — translation MKTTNTLNRQSHFLGTKVRNLRKRNGLTLEDLSSRCIKIDPEDAPSVSYLSMIERGKRVPSEGMLEVIAQVFQKPLHWFLDDASEEQEITPEKGSRGGINGMALEPSFLFSNDILQIAIPEMLSQTGTTGHQFAHLLIRAHQEHHQNHFPDLEKAAEQVGQKRMPLAVEDLLDICKDVGVTVKWFDEPSQDVVDSHGVKSKHIVRSYAEAPGVIRINRALKASPEKLKYDLAVHIGHKVLHNSDGEKHVIASDNRNLSTLKPDLTRDVNRLDSTHILQAWRDFECSFFAGALLCPRVPFRQLLDRHGYEISVSQLIGVSESVVMRRMTAVSPYPYWHYFDAYNPGKLKAVYRGNGIPLPWGNMRMVEDPCQHWSVFRMIGIPGNTPVAQISVLNQDGVPHIYCCESVKVKDMAGNYHVLCSGVDLNPALEAQGQDAVEIAKALQKECVRKGGQCVIPYEIKKSLLTVARILNINWIERGIDSEARVICARGGMCPRQPRCYKEKSPTVNVE, via the coding sequence ATGAAAACGACAAATACATTGAATAGACAATCACATTTTCTCGGTACTAAGGTTCGTAACTTGCGAAAACGTAACGGGTTAACTTTGGAGGATTTATCGTCTCGTTGCATTAAAATTGACCCTGAGGATGCCCCGTCAGTGTCCTATCTTTCGATGATCGAGCGTGGTAAACGGGTGCCGAGTGAAGGCATGCTAGAAGTGATTGCGCAAGTTTTTCAAAAGCCGCTGCACTGGTTTTTAGATGATGCCAGTGAAGAGCAAGAAATTACTCCCGAAAAAGGCTCTCGCGGGGGAATTAATGGTATGGCGCTTGAGCCGAGTTTCTTGTTTTCGAATGATATTTTACAAATTGCCATTCCTGAAATGTTGTCGCAAACCGGCACCACTGGTCATCAATTTGCTCATCTGTTAATCCGCGCCCACCAAGAGCATCATCAAAATCATTTTCCTGATCTGGAAAAAGCGGCAGAGCAAGTAGGGCAAAAGCGCATGCCATTGGCGGTGGAGGATTTGCTTGATATTTGTAAAGACGTAGGCGTTACCGTGAAGTGGTTTGATGAGCCGTCGCAAGATGTGGTGGATAGCCACGGGGTGAAATCTAAACATATAGTGCGCTCTTATGCTGAAGCGCCTGGAGTGATCCGGATTAATCGCGCCCTCAAAGCCAGCCCGGAAAAACTGAAATATGATCTGGCGGTGCACATTGGCCATAAAGTGTTGCATAACAGCGACGGAGAAAAGCACGTCATTGCCTCGGATAACCGGAATTTATCTACCTTAAAGCCGGATTTAACCCGGGATGTGAACCGCCTAGATTCGACTCATATTTTACAAGCGTGGCGTGATTTTGAATGCTCGTTTTTTGCCGGGGCGTTATTGTGCCCCAGAGTGCCATTTCGCCAATTACTCGATAGGCACGGTTATGAAATCAGCGTCAGTCAATTGATTGGTGTGTCGGAATCGGTGGTGATGCGCCGCATGACTGCAGTGTCACCTTATCCATATTGGCATTACTTTGATGCCTACAATCCGGGCAAATTGAAAGCCGTGTATCGAGGTAATGGTATTCCACTGCCGTGGGGCAATATGCGCATGGTGGAAGACCCGTGTCAGCATTGGTCCGTCTTTCGTATGATTGGCATTCCTGGCAATACTCCGGTAGCGCAAATTTCAGTGCTTAATCAAGATGGTGTACCGCATATTTATTGCTGTGAATCGGTTAAAGTCAAAGACATGGCGGGCAATTATCATGTGCTGTGTTCTGGGGTTGATCTCAATCCGGCACTAGAAGCACAAGGGCAAGATGCGGTAGAAATCGCCAAAGCGTTGCAAAAAGAATGCGTACGTAAAGGTGGTCAGTGCGTCATCCCTTATGAGATTAAAAAGTCACTTTTAACGGTGGCGCGCATTTTAAATATTAATTGGATTGAACGTGGTATTGACAGTGAAGCAAGAGTAATTTGTGCTCGCGGAGGAATGTGCCCAAGACAGCCAAGGTGCTATAAAGAAAAATCACCCACCGTGAATGTTGAATAG